The DNA sequence TGATGGAATTGGGCGAATTGGTCGGTCTCAATGATTTGTTCTACATCATGGATCGAGGCTTTCTCACCCTGGACAATCTGAGCTTCATGGCCCAGAACCAACTCAATTTCCTGATGGCTGCTCCCAAATCCCAGAAAATCTATCGTCAGGCATTAATCGAGGCAACCGCGGTGATCCGTCACTCTCGTTATCACATCCCCCAGACCAGCTGCTATGGACTGTCCAAAGTGATCCAGATCAATGAGTTGCCCTATACCCTCCACATCTACCTGAACACATCCAGTGCGGCGGATGAAGAAGCCCGGATCTACCAGCATGTTGATCGTCTCGAGGAAGAGCTGCAAAATCAGATGAAGCCCATCAGTATTACTCGGTATAACAAGTATTATGATGTGACACGCAATGCATCACCGATTGAGGAGTACGAACGCAATCACGAGAAGATCACCGAGATGATTGAGCTGGCCGGCATGTTCTGCCTGCTGAGCAATACCCAGGATAAGAGCGCAGAGGAGGCACTACGACTTTATGGGCGACGGGACATGGTGGAGAAGGCCTTCCAGAATTTAAAAAACAGCATCGACTATGACCGCTTTCTGACGCACACAGAAAAGACGACAGAAGGGAAAGCCTTTGTCGCCTTTTTGAGTCTTATTCTGTGGTCGGATTTGACCAATCATGGGAAAAACAGCGGGGAGAAATCCATCAACCGGTTGGTCAAACAGATGGGAACGATCAAGCGGACCGATTATGGATCAGGCTGCAGTTTGCTCCAGCCACTGACCAGGAAACAAAAGGACATTCTTAGCGCGTTCGCCATCGAACCGGAGGAATTTCTTCAAACCATTCTCCACTTTGAAGTGTAGACTATAGAATTCCCAGGAATTTGGGTTATAACTCATCCATGCCTTGATCCAGCCAAGAAAATGAATCCCGCTGCAAGATCAATCTCGACAGACCCACTCGTTCTGATCCCCAGTGCAACACTGCCCAGCCAATCAGACCATGTTTCCTAAAAAAGACATGAGACAACGTCACAGCACACCATTGCAGAGATGTCGGCTCCCATAACAGGGAGCACTATCTTTAGCTCATGGGAGATAAGTCATCGGAGTTACGTCATCGGAGATAAGTCATCGGAGTTACGTCATTCCCATTACTCTGACCTCAAGGATCTGCCTCAGCTTAACCAGCAGTACAGGATCATGGCCGGCCTTGCCAAGCGGAACCCGATGACTCCGGCTTCCAGGTCTCGTTCGATCCGATGATCACAACAACAGATCCGTCCCGAAACCTGCCGTAGTGGAAGTCTTCGGGACGGATTGATCTGATTGGTATTTGATGGAGTTCATTCAGGCAGCTGCTTCTACGGTGCGCTTGCTTTTGCTGAACTGATAGAAAATGATGGCTGCCATCAGTCCGACTCCCAAAATATCCGTTATGGGACTGGGATCGATGGATAATAGACCGGCTCCGATAATCAGGATCCGTTCCCACCAGGCCATCCGGGTGAACATCCAACCCTCCATTCCGGCAGCGATCCCAAAGATCCCTACTAAGGAAGTGATTACGATCCGGACCACCGCCAGCGGGGTCGTATCAATGAGCAGCATGGCCGGACTGTAGGCAAAGATGTACGGCACAATAAAGGCTGTGATGGCAAGACGGGTTGCTGTCACTCCGGTCTTGAAGGGATCCGACTTGGCAATAGCGGATCCGGCATAGGCCGCCAGGGCTACCGGCGGGGTAATGTCAGCCACGATGCCGAAGTAGAACACGAACATGTGGGCAGCCAGCATGGGGACGCCCATGCTCATGACGATGGGCGCGGTGATGGTTGCCATGATGACGTAGTTGGCGGTGGTCGGAACTCCCATTCCCAGGATGATGCAGCTGACCATGGTGAGGAACAGGGCCAGGAATTTACTGGTTCCGGCCACTGACATCAGGACATTGAGCAGGTCCTGGCCCAGTCCGGTCAGCGTAACAATGCCCACGATAATGCCGGCGATGGCGCAGGCTACCGCAACGCCCATGGTATTGCGGGATCCCCCGGCCAGAGCTTCGGCAAAAGTTGCCGGACTCATTCTGGTTTCCTTGGAAAACATGCTGACAATCACTGCGGCCAGGATGGCGTAAACGGCTGAATTGGCCGGAGTCCGGCCAAGACTCATCAATGCGATCAGTGTGAGAATGGGCAGGAACAGGTATCCCTTCTTCAGCAGAAGTTTCCAGAAATTGGGCAGTGTTTCTTTGGGAAGACCTTTCAAACCAAGCTTTTTAGCTTCAAAGTGAATCATCATGAAAATTCCGGTGAAATAGAGCAGGGCCGGCAGAATGGCTGTCACCGCAATGACCGAATACGGCGTATCCGTGAGTTCAGCCATCAGGAAGGCCGCCGCACCCATGATCGGAGGCATGATCTGACCACCGGTGGAGGCGGCTGCTTCCACCGCGGCGGCAAATTCGGGCTTGTAGCCGGTTTTTTTCATGATTGGGATGGTGACACTGCCGCTGCCGACCGTATTTGCAACGGAACTTCCGGAATACATTCCTTCCAAAGCACTGGAAATGACTGCTACTTTGGCCGGACCCCCGGAGGCATAGCCTGCGATGGAATTGGCCAGATCAATGAAGAAGTTTCCAATTCCCGTTTTCTCCAGGAACGATCCCAGAATGATAAACAGGACGATAAACGTGGCGGCAACGCCCAATGGGGTGCCGATGATGCCATCTGTCGTATAGAACAACTGGTGAATCACCCGTTTCAGAGAGTGCCCCTTATAGAAGGCATAGACCACAAAGGATAAGGCGACCACCAGAATGGGGATACCCACCACTCTACGGCAAAGTTCAATCAGCATCAGTGTGCCGATGACTCCAACCGCGATCTCCACGGGCCCGATGTTGATGGCCTTGGCCACGATGGTCTGAAAGTTGATGACATAATAGAAAAAGGCCCCGGATCCCAGAAGTGCAAACCCATAGTCATACCAGGGAATGTAGTTTACCCTTTCAATGTGGGCTTTCTTCACGGGATAAACCAGAAATCCCAGGAAAATCAGCAGGCCGATAAATGATGCCCGTCGGACCTGTTCCGGCGGAGTCGCAATCAGCGTCATCCAAAAGACGTACAGGGCAAAGCCGATGAATAAGGCCTGGATGATCTTTTTGGGTCGACCACGAAAATGGCGCGTTGCAGACTCCTTGTCGAATTCTGCCATCAGTTCTTCAATTGCTTTAGGCTGTTCCGCTGATGAAGCAGTCGTGTCTGGTTCAGGTTGTTTGTGGTTTAATTGACTCATGTTACTTCCCCTTATGGCTCGATGGTGAATGAAACGGCAGCGTTCCTGCCGCAGAGTTCCCGCAGGCTCAGCGTCCTGCCTTTCAATGTCAGCGTGTGATCTGAAACAGTTCCTACAATGAGATTCAGGCTTTCAATCTTGGTTTGAAAGCCTGAAATCACCATTCGTCCATCCCTGTCGTAGGTCAGCGTTTCGCTCGGTCCCAATTCGGTTTGAACTCCAGCCCCCAGGCCGCTGTAGATTGTCCGGACCGGAAGCAGCCGATCGCCGGATCGGGTGAGTTCGTCGATGACCGGGCTCTGATTGACCGAATGAACAAATTCCAGTGAGAAAATCTCTCCCTCAGAAAATGGCCATTGAGCAATCATCCGGCCGGAAGCCTGTTCCCGCAGCACCAGCATTGTTTCCTGAGTACATCCGGTAAGAAGCAGGATCGCAAGCACAGCCAGACTCAGAAACAGACGAAACCGCCTCATTTATTTAAGGGCTCCTACTTCCTTGTAGTATTTCTCGGCACCGGGGTGGAACTTGATGGAGATGCCCTCCACCGCGTAGGCGGTGCTGAGCTCCTTGCCCTTGGCATGAGCTTTGGCAATGGCGTCCTGATTGTCAAACAGTGCCTTTGTCAGTTTGTAGACCGTATCCTGATCCAGCTCATCCGACACAATGAAGGTAGCTTTCACAGCCAGGGTCGTAACCGCGGCATCGACTCCGCTGTAAGTACCAGCCGGTATTTCATAAGTGGTATAGAACGGGTGCGCCGCCTTCAACGCGGCGGCCTTGTCAGCTTCCACGCCCAGGATCTGGATCGGCTTGGTGGTGACCAGATCCATGATAGCTGTGGTGGGCGCTCCGGCCGTACAGAAGAACGCGTCGATTTTATCATCCTTGAAGGCGTCAGCCGAAGCGGCGAAACTCAGGTTCTGCTTCTTGATGTCTTCAAAAGTCACTCCGTATGCTTCAAGAATCTGCTTGGCATTGAATTCCACACCGCTGCCCGCATCTCCGACGGAGACGCTCTTGCCTTTCAGGTCGGCGATGGTTTTTATTCCCGCCTCAGGATCCACTACAATCTGAACCACTTCCGCGTAAAGTCCGGCCATGGCTGAAAAACCTTTTACCGCACCGTCGGTGGCGAACAGATCCGTGCCATTAAAGGCATAGTCCATGACGTCATTCTGAACGATGGCCATGTTGACTTCCTTCGCGGAGATTAGCTGGATATTCGCCTTGGAAGCTCCGGTGGACTGAATATTGAAGCTGACTCCGGATTTTTCTCCCAGAATCTGACCAACCGCCGTCCCAAAGGCATAATAGGTTCCCGTGTTGCCTCCGGTTGCCAGTTTCACGGTCTGCTTGGCAGCTCCGCTGGCCGAACAGGATGCCAGCAGTGCGGCTGACAACAGCACAGCCCCGATGAAAGTGATCCATTTCTTGTTCATGTTTGATCCTCCTGAATTCTCTTGATTTCTTGGTCAAATTGTATATTGTTGCAATCAATCATGTCAAGGGGAAAGAGATAAAAATGCAGTTTTAGTTTTTATTTCCTGCATTTTGACCATTGTCTTTTCCTTGGAAAAACCTGGATAAAAGATGATTTTTCATGGTATTTCGAAAAAATCAGCATAGAATACAACCTTATAATCTTAGAAGTTGCGCCATAAGCCAAGGGCAATAATGATTCCTTTCATCGATAAACTTGCATCTATCGAATAAATAGGTATATCACCCCGACATGAGCCGCTCAGTCCATTGGATAGATATTTACATAACGAGAATATTTATCCATGTATCTTCCTGCCCTTCACCATCCCATCTGGCGATCCACCCGAAGAAAACCCAATTTTTGAAATCAGGAATCAGGAATCAGGAATCAACTATCTCAAAAACACTACCTTTCCTCTTGAACCTGTTTTTTTCCAAGACAGTCTTTCCCTGCCTGCGCAAAAATCCGATGCTTTCTGGACTGACTCAGGAAGATCCGTCGATGATCCTCGTACTTCCTGAGTAGAGAAAAATGCATTAATAACGTATAATATTCAAAACGAACAAAATGTCATTCCCATAAAAAAACCTTCGTAAATGACCAGTCTGAACAGTTCGCGATCAATCGCATCGTCAATTTCTGACAAGAGACCGGCCAGCCATACATGTTCAATGACAAAGAATCATGAACTCATAACAATGAACTACTCTCAGCTAACTGTCAGCTGATACCTGCCATCTGTTAACTGCTACAAGCCAGCTGTTAACTGCCAGCTGCTAACTGCCAGCTGCTAACTGCCAGTTGCTAACTGCTAACTACGAACGGCCAGCTGCTAATTACTAATCACTAATTACCGACCACGATCAATAAAATTGAACTTGGAACGATAAGCTTGTACTTTGAGCTATGAACTATGCATAGGGGGAATCAAAATGATGAATATGGAGAGGATCATCCGGGTCAGCAGCCTGAACGAAGCCTGGACCCTGAATCAGGAGAGATCCAATGTGATTCTGGGTGGATTCATGTGGATGAAAATGGCCAATCGATCCGTTGCTGCCGGGATTGATCTGTCCCTGTTGGGACTGGATCAGATCGAAGTCACTCCGGAAGAATTCCGGATCGGCTGCATGTGCACCCTCAGAATGCTGGAACTGCACCCTGAAATCAATCGCCAGTTCCCTGGATATTTCGCCAAAGCCCTGGGCTCTCTGGTTGGAGTCCAGTTCAGGAATGGGGCAACGGTAGGCGGCAGCGTCTTTGGCCGTTATGGCTTTTCAGACGTCCTGACCAGCCTGCTGGCACTGGACACCCGGGTTGAACTGTATCAGGGCGGGCTGGTCCCACTAACAGTCTTTGTCAATCAGAAGCTCGACAATGACATACTGGTCCGGATTATTATCCGGCGCGACAACCGAACCGCTGCCTATCTGTCCCAAAGAAATACCCGGACAGATTTTCCAGTCATTGCCGTAGCAGCAGCATGCAGGAATCAAACGGTTTATATTTCTGTCGGCGCGCGTCCCATGAAGGCTGCCCTGGTAGAGCTCACCCTGTCGGATGACGCTGCGGCTGATCCGGATTCACTGGCACAGCAGGCGGTCTCACAATTATCCTTCGGTAAGGACATGAGGAGCAGCGCGGAATATCGCCGGCATCTGGCTCAGGTCTATATCCGGAGAGGTCTTGAGCAAATTCTGGGAGGTACAAAGGCATGATCATCCATCTGAAATTAAACGGGAAGGACATCGAGCGGGAAATCGCCGATGACACGCTCCTGATCGACTTTCTCCGAGACAATGGCTGTCTCAGCGTCAAACGAGGCTGCGAGACCTCCAGCTGCGGTCTGTGTACCGTCATGCTGGACAACCGGCCGATTCTGTCCTGTTCGACTCTGGCTGCCCGAGTCGACGGAAAGCAGGTCCTGACCTTGGAGGGACTTCAGAAAGAAGCCGCTGAATTTGGTGTATTCCTGGCAGACGAAGGCGCAGAACAGTGCGGTTTCTGCAGTCCCGGCATCGTCATGAGTGTTCTGGCCATGACCCGGGAACTGGATCAGCCCGATGATGAGGCCATCGCTCATTACCTGTCCGGCAACCTGTGCCGCTGCACCGGCTATATGGGACAAAAGCGGGCCATCCGCAACTATCTCAACGCAAGGAGGGCAAATAAACATGAAGCAGCTGAATAAGCCCATCCGGAAAAAAGATGCCATGGCGCTGGTCACGGGCAAGCCGGTCTATACGGCGGACCTCACGCCGAAGGATGCCCTGGTGGTAAAACTTCTGAGGAGTCCCCATGCTCACGCCCTCATCACAGAAATCGACGCATCCCAGGCACTGGCCCTGCCCGGCATCGAATGCGTTCTGACCTGGCAGGATGTTCCGAATGAGCGATTCACACTGGCCGGTCAGACCTATCCGGAACCAAGCCCCTATGACCGGCTGATCCTGGATCGGCACCTGCGCTTTGTAGGCGATCCCGTAGCCATCGTTGCCGGAACCGACGCGAAACTCGTAGATAAGGCCATGAGTCTGATCCGGGTCAGCTATGAGGTGCTGGAACCCCTGCTGGATCCGATGATCGCCAAGGACCATCCCATTCTGATCCATCCCGAGGACAACTGGAAGAGCCTGGTTCCGGTGGGAGCCGACAACCGGCGCAATCTGGCAGCCAGCGGTCAGAAGGAACACGGCGATGTGGAAGCCGTGCTGGCCGGCTGTGATTATGTGGTGGAGGAAACCTATCATACCAAGGCGAATAACCAGGCGATGATGGAGACCTTCCGGACCTACACCTATCAGGATGTCTATGGCCGGCTGACCTGCCTCTCGTCCACCCAGGTCCCCTTTCATGTCCGTCGCATTCTTTCCCATGCCCTGGGAATCCCCAAGGGTCAGATCCGCGTCATAAAACCCCGAGTCGGCGGAGGGTTCGGTGCCAAGCAAAGCGCTGTCATGGAGATGTACCCGGCTCTGGTTACCATGAAGACCGGAAAAGGGGCTCTGCTGGTTTACAGCCGCCAGGAATCACACATCGCCGGATCACCGCGGCATGAAAATATCCTGAAGGTCCGGGTTGGCGCCACCAAGGACGGCATCATCCGAGCCATCGACCTGTATACCCTGTCCAATACGGGCGCTTATGGAGAACACGGTCCCACCACGGTGGAACTTTCTGCCTATAAGTCGATTCCGCTTTATGGCAAAGCGGATGCGTTCCGATTCCGTTTTGACGTTGTGTATACCAATGTGATGTCTGCCGGTGCCTACCGCGGTTACGGCGCGCCCCAGGGACTATTCGCCGTGGAGTCCGCGGTGAACGAACTGGCCCGGAAAATGGACTGGGATCCGGTCAAGCTGCGGGAGCTGAATATGGTCCGCGAAGGGCAGATCATGCCGGCCTATTACGGCGAGCAGCTCAACAGCTGCGCCTTGGATCGCTGCATGGCCCGAGCTAAGGAAATGATGAAATGGGACGAGAAATATCCAGCCCGTGATCTTGGCAACGGCAAGATCCGCAGCGTTGGGGTAGCCATGGCCATGCAGGGCTCCGGCATCACGCACCTGGATACCGCTGCTGTCTCGTTGAAAGTGAATGACGATGGCTTCTACTCGCTCAGCATCGGCGCAGCCGATATGGGCACCGGATGCGACACCAGCCTGGCCCAGGTAGCCGCTGAATGCCTCAACTGTTCCGTGGATGATATTGTCGTACATGGGGTCGATACGGACACTTCGCCCTATGACAAAGGCTCCTACGCTTCCAGCACCGCCTACATCACCGGCATGGCCACCGTCAAGACGTGTGAAGCGCTGGTTTTAAAGATCCGGGAGGCCGGTGCCAAAGCGTTGAAATGCGGGCTGGATGAAGTGGACTTTGACGGAATTCGCGTCTACCACGCACAAACCAATGCCTCGATTTCGCTGAAGGATCTGGCCAATCGGAATATGGCCGGTCACCAGAATACTCTCTATGCCACAGAGTCCCATTGCTCCGCCTTCTCCCCGCCCCCCTTCATGGTCGGCATGGCTGAAGTGGAAATCGATCAGGAAACCGGAACCATCGACCTCATCGATTACGTCGGCGTTGTGGACTGCGGCACCGTCGTCAATTCGAACATCGCCCGGATTCAGGCCGAAGGGGGAATTGCCCAGGGCATTGGCATGGCGCTGTATGAAGATATCCAGTACAGCGACAAAGGCCAGCTATACAACAACTCCCTGATGCAATACAAAATCCCCACCCGCCTCGATGTCGGAACCATCCGGGTGGCCTTCGAATCAAGCTACGAACCCTCTGGTCCCTTCGGTGTCAAATCCATCGGTGAAGTGGTCATCAACACTCCGCCTCCGGCCATTGCCGGCGCGATCCTGAACGCCACCGGCGCCTCCATCCGGGATTTGCCGATGACCCCGG is a window from the Clostridiaceae bacterium HFYG-1003 genome containing:
- a CDS encoding TAXI family TRAP transporter solute-binding subunit, translating into MNKKWITFIGAVLLSAALLASCSASGAAKQTVKLATGGNTGTYYAFGTAVGQILGEKSGVSFNIQSTGASKANIQLISAKEVNMAIVQNDVMDYAFNGTDLFATDGAVKGFSAMAGLYAEVVQIVVDPEAGIKTIADLKGKSVSVGDAGSGVEFNAKQILEAYGVTFEDIKKQNLSFAASADAFKDDKIDAFFCTAGAPTTAIMDLVTTKPIQILGVEADKAAALKAAHPFYTTYEIPAGTYSGVDAAVTTLAVKATFIVSDELDQDTVYKLTKALFDNQDAIAKAHAKGKELSTAYAVEGISIKFHPGAEKYYKEVGALK
- a CDS encoding FAD binding domain-containing protein — protein: MMNMERIIRVSSLNEAWTLNQERSNVILGGFMWMKMANRSVAAGIDLSLLGLDQIEVTPEEFRIGCMCTLRMLELHPEINRQFPGYFAKALGSLVGVQFRNGATVGGSVFGRYGFSDVLTSLLALDTRVELYQGGLVPLTVFVNQKLDNDILVRIIIRRDNRTAAYLSQRNTRTDFPVIAVAAACRNQTVYISVGARPMKAALVELTLSDDAAADPDSLAQQAVSQLSFGKDMRSSAEYRRHLAQVYIRRGLEQILGGTKA
- a CDS encoding DUF1850 domain-containing protein, which codes for MRRFRLFLSLAVLAILLLTGCTQETMLVLREQASGRMIAQWPFSEGEIFSLEFVHSVNQSPVIDELTRSGDRLLPVRTIYSGLGAGVQTELGPSETLTYDRDGRMVISGFQTKIESLNLIVGTVSDHTLTLKGRTLSLRELCGRNAAVSFTIEP
- a CDS encoding transposase, producing MAMLNISIPIPTERITYKKDGPDKPRRVYHVEKRYRNALGTPTAKEVAIGKEDPTRPGWMIPNERFTEFYPLPVDAISLTPPQEVLAAGHIALLWQRAEAIGLTKALQQVFPLQAQELLAMAIYMVCEGNVMMNLDLFIRESLLSTRLSLNSQRSSELFAQISEEQRFRFFKLWSALHKDEEQTLAYDVTSISTYAEIQMAEYGYNRDQETLPQLNIGMLYGTKTALPLCYEIYSGSIVDKAFFPYMMELGELVGLNDLFYIMDRGFLTLDNLSFMAQNQLNFLMAAPKSQKIYRQALIEATAVIRHSRYHIPQTSCYGLSKVIQINELPYTLHIYLNTSSAADEEARIYQHVDRLEEELQNQMKPISITRYNKYYDVTRNASPIEEYERNHEKITEMIELAGMFCLLSNTQDKSAEEALRLYGRRDMVEKAFQNLKNSIDYDRFLTHTEKTTEGKAFVAFLSLILWSDLTNHGKNSGEKSINRLVKQMGTIKRTDYGSGCSLLQPLTRKQKDILSAFAIEPEEFLQTILHFEV
- a CDS encoding 2Fe-2S iron-sulfur cluster-binding protein; translated protein: MIIHLKLNGKDIEREIADDTLLIDFLRDNGCLSVKRGCETSSCGLCTVMLDNRPILSCSTLAARVDGKQVLTLEGLQKEAAEFGVFLADEGAEQCGFCSPGIVMSVLAMTRELDQPDDEAIAHYLSGNLCRCTGYMGQKRAIRNYLNARRANKHEAAE
- a CDS encoding molybdopterin-dependent oxidoreductase; protein product: MKQLNKPIRKKDAMALVTGKPVYTADLTPKDALVVKLLRSPHAHALITEIDASQALALPGIECVLTWQDVPNERFTLAGQTYPEPSPYDRLILDRHLRFVGDPVAIVAGTDAKLVDKAMSLIRVSYEVLEPLLDPMIAKDHPILIHPEDNWKSLVPVGADNRRNLAASGQKEHGDVEAVLAGCDYVVEETYHTKANNQAMMETFRTYTYQDVYGRLTCLSSTQVPFHVRRILSHALGIPKGQIRVIKPRVGGGFGAKQSAVMEMYPALVTMKTGKGALLVYSRQESHIAGSPRHENILKVRVGATKDGIIRAIDLYTLSNTGAYGEHGPTTVELSAYKSIPLYGKADAFRFRFDVVYTNVMSAGAYRGYGAPQGLFAVESAVNELARKMDWDPVKLRELNMVREGQIMPAYYGEQLNSCALDRCMARAKEMMKWDEKYPARDLGNGKIRSVGVAMAMQGSGITHLDTAAVSLKVNDDGFYSLSIGAADMGTGCDTSLAQVAAECLNCSVDDIVVHGVDTDTSPYDKGSYASSTAYITGMATVKTCEALVLKIREAGAKALKCGLDEVDFDGIRVYHAQTNASISLKDLANRNMAGHQNTLYATESHCSAFSPPPFMVGMAEVEIDQETGTIDLIDYVGVVDCGTVVNSNIARIQAEGGIAQGIGMALYEDIQYSDKGQLYNNSLMQYKIPTRLDVGTIRVAFESSYEPSGPFGVKSIGEVVINTPPPAIAGAILNATGASIRDLPMTPEKIFSAMTALSSQTEDPSVR
- a CDS encoding TRAP transporter permease, producing the protein MSQLNHKQPEPDTTASSAEQPKAIEELMAEFDKESATRHFRGRPKKIIQALFIGFALYVFWMTLIATPPEQVRRASFIGLLIFLGFLVYPVKKAHIERVNYIPWYDYGFALLGSGAFFYYVINFQTIVAKAINIGPVEIAVGVIGTLMLIELCRRVVGIPILVVALSFVVYAFYKGHSLKRVIHQLFYTTDGIIGTPLGVAATFIVLFIILGSFLEKTGIGNFFIDLANSIAGYASGGPAKVAVISSALEGMYSGSSVANTVGSGSVTIPIMKKTGYKPEFAAAVEAAASTGGQIMPPIMGAAAFLMAELTDTPYSVIAVTAILPALLYFTGIFMMIHFEAKKLGLKGLPKETLPNFWKLLLKKGYLFLPILTLIALMSLGRTPANSAVYAILAAVIVSMFSKETRMSPATFAEALAGGSRNTMGVAVACAIAGIIVGIVTLTGLGQDLLNVLMSVAGTSKFLALFLTMVSCIILGMGVPTTANYVIMATITAPIVMSMGVPMLAAHMFVFYFGIVADITPPVALAAYAGSAIAKSDPFKTGVTATRLAITAFIVPYIFAYSPAMLLIDTTPLAVVRIVITSLVGIFGIAAGMEGWMFTRMAWWERILIIGAGLLSIDPSPITDILGVGLMAAIIFYQFSKSKRTVEAAA